A single Thiohalobacter sp. DNA region contains:
- a CDS encoding TolC family outer membrane protein — protein sequence MKLPLLRKTLLVALLGGTFSPVAAEGLGDVYRLAAETDPGLAAADAARRAALEAEPQARALLLPSVALSGSYTRNSYDPRNPAPGQKTSYSTNQSYGLSLSQPIYRHDRFVALAQAGEQVAQAEAEYAAAEQELMVRVAERYFAVLGAQDDLEFAQAEKAAIARQHEQAQQRFEVGLIAVTDVQEAQARYDLAVAQEIAARDRLDSARDALREVLGTLPAALDVLAPPLDLVPPEPDSADAWVQRALADNLGLRAARAAVAIARQEIRRQRAGHLPTVDLTASYTYQDLNFGGIAAIERNDGSIGLSLNVPLYQGGLVSSRTRAAGHRLVEAQQQLEARNRTVARQARDAYRGVVTGIARVRALAQALKSSETALEAAETGFEVGTRTIVDVLNAQRERYRAERDLQRARYDYMLNSLRLKQAAGALAPTDMEALDRWLRPAG from the coding sequence ATGAAGCTGCCCCTGCTGCGCAAGACCCTGCTCGTCGCCCTGCTGGGCGGCACGTTCTCGCCGGTGGCCGCCGAAGGCCTGGGCGACGTCTACCGCCTTGCCGCCGAGACCGACCCGGGCCTGGCCGCCGCCGACGCCGCGCGCCGCGCCGCGCTGGAGGCCGAGCCGCAGGCACGCGCCCTGCTGCTGCCCAGCGTGGCCCTGTCCGGAAGCTACACCCGCAACAGCTACGACCCGCGCAATCCCGCACCGGGCCAGAAGACCAGCTACTCCACCAACCAGAGTTATGGCCTGTCGCTCAGCCAGCCGATCTATCGCCATGACCGCTTCGTGGCGCTGGCCCAGGCCGGCGAACAGGTTGCCCAGGCCGAGGCCGAGTATGCCGCGGCCGAGCAGGAACTGATGGTGCGGGTGGCGGAGCGCTACTTTGCCGTCCTCGGCGCGCAGGACGACCTGGAGTTCGCACAGGCGGAAAAGGCAGCCATTGCGCGCCAGCACGAACAGGCCCAGCAGCGTTTCGAGGTGGGCCTTATCGCCGTCACCGACGTGCAGGAGGCCCAGGCCCGCTACGACCTCGCGGTCGCCCAGGAAATCGCCGCGCGCGACCGGCTGGACTCGGCCCGCGACGCCCTGCGCGAGGTTCTGGGCACGCTGCCGGCGGCACTGGACGTGCTGGCGCCGCCGCTCGACCTGGTCCCGCCCGAACCCGACTCGGCGGACGCCTGGGTGCAACGCGCCCTGGCCGACAATCTGGGGCTGCGCGCGGCGCGCGCGGCCGTGGCCATCGCCCGCCAGGAGATCCGGCGCCAGCGCGCAGGCCACCTGCCAACGGTCGATCTCACCGCCAGCTATACCTATCAGGATCTCAACTTCGGCGGCATTGCGGCCATCGAACGCAACGACGGCAGCATCGGTCTGTCGCTCAACGTGCCGCTCTATCAGGGCGGGCTGGTGAGTTCGCGCACCCGTGCTGCCGGCCATCGCCTGGTCGAGGCCCAGCAGCAACTGGAGGCCCGGAACCGCACCGTGGCGCGTCAGGCACGGGACGCCTATCGCGGGGTGGTCACCGGCATCGCCCGGGTCCGGGCGCTGGCACAGGCGCTGAAGTCGTCCGAGACCGCGCTGGAGGCCGCCGAAACCGGCTTCGAGGTCGGCACCCGGACAATCGTCGACGTACTCAATGCCCAGCGTGAACGCTACCGTGCCGAGCGTGACCTGCAGCGAGCACGCTACGATTACATGCTGAACAGCCTGCGTCTGAAGCAGGCCGCCGGCGCCCTGGCGCCCACCGACATGGAAGCGCTCGATCGCTGGCTGAGGCCGGCGGGCTGA
- the rfaD gene encoding ADP-glyceromanno-heptose 6-epimerase, whose product MIIVTGGAGFIGSNIVKALNDRGERDVVVVDDLTDGTKFVNLVDCEIADYLDYRDFIERVRHGQDFGRVDAVFHEGACSATTEWDGRYMMDNNYEYSKSLLHFCEKAGAAFLYASSASVYGAGTVFREAREHEAPLNVYGFSKFQFDQYVRRLLPRLEIQVAGFRYFNVYGPREQHKGAMASVAFHFNNQILEQGRVRLFEGSDGYPDGEQRRDFIYVGDAVDVNLWFLDHPEKSGIFNVGTGRSQTFNDVARAVIAWHGRGEIEYIPFPEHLKGRYQSFTEADISSLRHAGYERPFLTVEEGVARYMEWLNRD is encoded by the coding sequence ATGATTATCGTTACCGGCGGCGCCGGCTTCATCGGATCCAACATCGTCAAGGCCCTGAACGACCGCGGCGAGCGGGATGTCGTCGTCGTCGACGACCTCACCGACGGCACCAAGTTCGTCAATCTGGTCGACTGCGAGATCGCCGACTATCTCGACTACCGTGACTTCATCGAACGCGTGCGCCATGGCCAGGACTTCGGTCGCGTGGACGCCGTGTTCCATGAGGGCGCCTGTTCCGCGACCACCGAGTGGGACGGGCGCTACATGATGGACAACAATTACGAATACTCGAAGTCGCTGCTGCACTTCTGCGAGAAGGCAGGGGCGGCCTTCCTGTATGCATCCTCTGCTTCGGTCTACGGTGCGGGTACCGTGTTTCGCGAGGCGCGCGAACACGAGGCGCCGCTCAACGTCTACGGCTTCTCCAAGTTCCAGTTCGACCAGTACGTTCGCCGCCTGCTGCCCCGGCTTGAAATACAGGTGGCCGGTTTCCGCTACTTCAACGTCTATGGCCCACGTGAACAGCACAAGGGTGCCATGGCCAGCGTGGCCTTCCACTTCAACAACCAGATCCTTGAACAGGGCCGGGTACGCCTGTTCGAGGGCAGCGATGGTTACCCGGACGGCGAACAGCGGCGTGACTTCATATACGTGGGCGATGCGGTGGACGTCAATCTCTGGTTCCTCGATCATCCGGAAAAATCCGGTATTTTCAATGTCGGCACCGGGCGCAGCCAGACCTTCAACGATGTCGCACGCGCGGTGATTGCCTGGCACGGGCGTGGCGAAATCGAGTACATCCCCTTCCCGGAACACCTCAAGGGGCGGTACCAGAGCTTCACCGAGGCGGACATCTCCAGCCTCCGGCATGCCGGTTACGAACGCCCCTTTCTGACCGTGGAGGAGGGCGTCGCGCGGTACATGGAATGGCTCAACCGCGACTGA
- the waaA gene encoding lipid IV(A) 3-deoxy-D-manno-octulosonic acid transferase has product MRRLYTLILYLALPLVFARLTWRSLRAPAYRQRWGERLGRGPALPGRPLWIHAVSVGEVQAAEPIVRALLERHPELPVLITTTTPTGCERVRLLFGDRVRHRYLPYDLPGAVARFLDAVQPRLGLVMETEIWPNLFAATAARGIPVILANARLSARSARGYRRLAGLTRDTLRCLAGIAAQSQADADRFRALGASPDVLQVLGNTKFDVGFPASLREQAEGLRAAWGRDRPVWVAGSTHEGEEEEILAAHRRLLQRHPDALLVLVPRHPERFDSVAERLQGGGWQVARRSAQAPVTRDTQVHLGDTMGELPLLYAAGDLAFVGGTLVPVGGHNPLEPAALGRPVLFGPHRFNSAEISRLLLEAGAAFEVQDADSLAERLRVLFSDVTERNAVGERGAEVVAANRGARDRLLAWVEGLLGRA; this is encoded by the coding sequence ATGCGCCGCCTGTACACGCTGATCCTCTATCTGGCGCTACCGCTGGTGTTTGCGCGGCTGACCTGGCGCAGCCTGCGCGCACCCGCCTACCGGCAGCGCTGGGGCGAGCGTCTGGGCCGGGGTCCGGCCCTGCCGGGGCGACCGCTGTGGATACACGCCGTGTCGGTGGGCGAGGTGCAGGCCGCCGAGCCCATTGTGCGGGCGCTGCTCGAACGCCATCCCGAGCTGCCGGTCCTGATCACCACCACCACGCCGACGGGGTGCGAGCGGGTGCGGCTGCTGTTCGGCGATCGGGTGCGACATCGCTATCTGCCTTATGACCTGCCGGGCGCGGTGGCACGCTTTCTCGATGCCGTGCAGCCGCGGTTGGGGCTGGTGATGGAAACCGAGATCTGGCCCAACCTGTTCGCGGCCACGGCCGCGCGCGGGATCCCGGTGATTCTGGCCAACGCCCGGCTCTCGGCACGCTCTGCCCGCGGCTACCGGCGCCTTGCCGGTCTGACCCGGGATACCTTGCGCTGCCTCGCCGGCATCGCCGCCCAGTCGCAGGCCGACGCCGACCGCTTCCGGGCGCTGGGGGCGTCTCCCGATGTCCTGCAGGTGCTGGGCAATACCAAGTTCGATGTCGGTTTCCCCGCCAGCCTGCGCGAGCAGGCCGAGGGGCTGCGCGCGGCCTGGGGGCGTGATCGCCCCGTCTGGGTGGCCGGCAGTACCCACGAGGGCGAGGAGGAGGAGATCCTGGCCGCGCATCGGCGCCTGCTACAGCGCCACCCCGATGCGCTGCTGGTGCTGGTGCCGCGTCACCCCGAGCGCTTCGACTCGGTCGCGGAGCGACTGCAGGGTGGGGGCTGGCAGGTCGCGCGCCGCAGCGCGCAGGCGCCGGTGACGCGCGACACGCAGGTTCATCTGGGCGACACCATGGGCGAGCTGCCGCTGCTCTATGCCGCGGGTGATCTCGCCTTTGTCGGTGGCACCCTGGTGCCGGTCGGCGGGCACAACCCCCTGGAGCCGGCCGCGCTCGGCCGACCGGTGCTGTTCGGGCCGCATCGCTTCAACAGCGCCGAGATCTCGCGCCTGTTGCTGGAGGCCGGCGCCGCCTTCGAGGTGCAGGATGCCGACTCGCTGGCCGAGCGGCTGCGGGTGTTGTTCAGCGACGTGACCGAACGCAATGCGGTGGGCGAGCGCGGCGCCGAGGTGGTGGCTGCCAATCGCGGCGCGCGCGACCGGCTGCTGGCGTGGGTCGAGGGTCTGCTGGGGAGGGCCTGA
- a CDS encoding metallophosphoesterase family protein has protein sequence MRLAVLSDVHGNVPALEAVLEDLAGWSPDRVVVNGDLVSRGPCSRAVLELLDTACPDAVCLHGNHEEYLLRVSDTPPDPGSPTYDIDRFALWCAAELGEARERLRDWRGHLDLEDLEGGASVHITHGSRLGNRDGISARTPDDDLPGKLGAPCDLFIGAHTHKPLHRHFNGTLVVNTGSVGQPMDGDVRAAYGRFTLRDGRWQAEVRRVPYDRQRALRDFEDSGFVEGGGPLAAVIRRELEEARPHLGPWRRQWLEAVRRGEISVADSLRRYFATL, from the coding sequence ATGCGTCTGGCGGTCCTGTCCGACGTGCACGGCAATGTGCCTGCGCTGGAGGCGGTGCTGGAGGACCTGGCCGGCTGGTCCCCTGATCGGGTCGTGGTCAACGGTGACCTGGTCAGCCGTGGCCCGTGCAGCCGCGCGGTGCTGGAATTGCTGGACACGGCCTGTCCGGATGCCGTCTGTCTGCATGGCAACCATGAGGAGTACCTGCTCAGGGTCAGTGACACGCCGCCCGATCCCGGCAGTCCCACCTATGACATCGACCGCTTCGCCCTCTGGTGCGCCGCCGAACTGGGCGAAGCGCGCGAGCGGCTGCGCGACTGGCGCGGTCATCTCGACCTGGAGGACCTCGAGGGCGGGGCCTCGGTGCACATTACCCATGGCTCGCGGCTGGGCAACCGGGACGGCATTTCCGCACGCACCCCCGACGATGACCTGCCCGGCAAGCTGGGCGCGCCGTGCGACCTGTTCATCGGAGCGCACACTCACAAGCCGCTGCACCGTCATTTCAACGGCACGCTGGTAGTCAACACCGGCTCGGTCGGGCAGCCCATGGATGGTGACGTGCGCGCCGCCTATGGCCGCTTCACGCTGCGCGATGGCCGCTGGCAGGCCGAGGTCCGGCGAGTGCCCTACGACCGGCAGCGCGCCTTGCGCGATTTCGAGGACAGCGGCTTCGTCGAGGGCGGCGGGCCGCTGGCCGCCGTCATCCGCCGCGAGCTGGAGGAGGCGCGCCCGCATCTGGGGCCCTGGCGGCGTCAGTGGCTGGAGGCGGTGCGCCGTGGCGAGATCAGTGTTGCCGACAGTCTGCGCCGCTATTTCGCGACCCTCTGA
- a CDS encoding hemerythrin domain-containing protein — MLDIGQRELPSFDRPMDLLRACHMRMLTNCATLERLASHLQEKGVDGQARDAARNVYTYFTTAAPLHHQDEEVDVYPALAAAAPNLKPVIETLEREHLQLEQAWDAIADGLANPTRIGDTEVFARHVDTFCSAYRDHIRREEQHLFMPAGHLLDAQRLQQIGTAMARRRNVKLPDASSSA; from the coding sequence ATGCTGGACATCGGCCAGCGCGAACTGCCGAGCTTCGACCGCCCCATGGATCTGCTGCGCGCCTGCCACATGCGCATGCTCACCAACTGCGCAACACTGGAAAGACTGGCGAGTCACTTGCAGGAAAAGGGCGTGGACGGCCAGGCGCGCGACGCGGCGCGCAACGTCTACACCTATTTCACCACCGCGGCACCCCTGCACCACCAGGACGAGGAGGTCGACGTCTACCCGGCGCTGGCCGCCGCCGCACCCAACCTGAAACCGGTGATCGAGACCCTGGAACGCGAGCACCTGCAGCTTGAACAGGCCTGGGACGCAATCGCGGACGGCCTCGCCAACCCCACCCGCATTGGCGACACCGAGGTCTTCGCCCGTCATGTCGACACCTTCTGCAGCGCCTACCGCGACCACATCCGCCGCGAGGAACAGCACCTGTTCATGCCGGCCGGCCACCTGCTCGACGCGCAGCGGCTGCAACAGATCGGCACCGCCATGGCGCGGCGGCGCAACGTCAAGCTTCCGGACGCGAGCAGCAGCGCCTGA
- the hldE gene encoding bifunctional D-glycero-beta-D-manno-heptose-7-phosphate kinase/D-glycero-beta-D-manno-heptose 1-phosphate adenylyltransferase HldE produces MKLELPEFGDARVLVVGDLMLDRYWHGATSRISPEAPVPVVHVSGSEERPGGAGNVALNMAALGGRPTLVGVTGDDEAADTLDQRLRAAGVECDCLRLPDRPTVTKLRVISRHQQLIRLDFEGSLGDFDHEALLDRVRARLPGCGALVLSDYGKGTLAPLRELIALAREAGVPVLVDPKRNDFSAYAGASLITPNLAEFEAVVGTCPDEAALVERGQALIREHQLGGLLVTRGEAGMTLLREGQPEFHLPTQAREVFDVTGAGDTVIAALATGLAAGMPVESATALANLAAGIVVGKLGTAAASLHEVRRALAQAQEAGRGVMSEAQLAIAVADARAHGERIVMTNGCFDILHAGHVQYLNEARRLGDRLIVAVNDDDSVRRLKGEGRPVNSVDRRMAVLAALECVDWVVPFSEDTPRRLICDMAPDVLVKGGDYRPEEIAGHECVEAAGGEVVVLDFVEGVSTTAIIEALKEGMRSEE; encoded by the coding sequence ATGAAGCTGGAACTCCCCGAATTCGGCGATGCCCGCGTGCTGGTGGTGGGCGATCTCATGCTCGACCGCTACTGGCATGGTGCGACCTCGCGCATTTCCCCGGAGGCGCCGGTGCCCGTAGTGCATGTCTCGGGGAGCGAGGAGCGTCCGGGCGGGGCGGGCAACGTGGCCCTGAACATGGCTGCGCTGGGCGGCCGGCCCACCCTGGTGGGCGTGACCGGCGACGACGAGGCCGCGGATACCCTGGACCAGCGCCTGCGCGCCGCCGGTGTCGAGTGCGACTGTCTGCGGCTGCCGGATCGCCCCACAGTGACCAAGCTGCGGGTCATCAGCCGCCACCAGCAGCTCATCCGGCTCGACTTCGAGGGCTCGCTGGGTGATTTCGATCACGAAGCGCTGCTCGATCGGGTCCGCGCCCGGCTGCCCGGCTGTGGCGCGCTGGTGCTGTCCGACTACGGCAAGGGCACGCTGGCGCCCCTGCGCGAGCTGATCGCGCTGGCGCGCGAGGCAGGCGTGCCGGTGCTGGTCGATCCCAAGCGCAACGATTTCTCCGCCTATGCCGGCGCCAGCCTGATCACCCCCAACCTGGCCGAGTTCGAGGCTGTGGTGGGAACCTGCCCGGACGAGGCCGCCCTGGTCGAGCGTGGGCAGGCGTTGATCCGTGAGCACCAGCTGGGTGGGCTGCTGGTCACGCGCGGCGAGGCCGGCATGACCCTGCTGCGTGAGGGCCAGCCGGAGTTCCATCTGCCCACCCAGGCGCGCGAGGTGTTCGACGTCACCGGTGCCGGGGATACCGTGATCGCCGCGCTGGCCACGGGCCTGGCCGCCGGCATGCCGGTCGAGTCCGCCACGGCGCTGGCCAATCTGGCAGCCGGTATCGTGGTCGGCAAGCTGGGCACGGCTGCTGCCAGCCTGCACGAGGTGCGCCGTGCGCTGGCCCAGGCGCAGGAGGCGGGACGCGGGGTGATGAGCGAAGCCCAGCTCGCGATCGCGGTGGCCGACGCCCGCGCCCATGGCGAGCGCATCGTGATGACCAATGGCTGCTTCGATATCCTGCACGCGGGTCATGTGCAATATCTCAACGAGGCCCGCCGACTGGGCGACCGCCTGATCGTCGCCGTCAACGACGACGACTCGGTGCGCAGGCTCAAGGGCGAGGGGCGTCCCGTGAATTCCGTCGACCGGCGCATGGCGGTGCTGGCAGCACTGGAGTGCGTGGACTGGGTGGTGCCCTTTTCCGAGGATACGCCGCGGCGGCTGATCTGCGACATGGCGCCGGACGTGCTGGTCAAGGGCGGCGACTACCGCCCCGAGGAGATCGCCGGCCACGAGTGCGTGGAGGCGGCAGGTGGCGAGGTGGTGGTGCTGGACTTTGTCGAGGGTGTATCCACGACCGCCATCATCGAGGCATTGAAGGAAGGCATGCGGAGTGAGGAGTGA
- a CDS encoding rhodanese-like domain-containing protein — protein MRQFSPAELKAHLEASTDPPLLLDVREPWEFEVCRIEGSELVPMRQVPERAADLDPERETVVICHHGVRSYQVALFLERQFGFSNVINLAGGVAAWARDLDPQMPTY, from the coding sequence ATGCGCCAGTTCAGCCCGGCCGAGCTCAAGGCGCACCTGGAGGCGAGTACAGACCCCCCGCTGCTGCTCGACGTGCGCGAACCCTGGGAGTTCGAGGTCTGCCGCATCGAGGGCTCGGAACTGGTTCCCATGCGCCAGGTGCCCGAACGGGCCGCAGACCTCGACCCGGAACGCGAGACGGTGGTCATCTGTCACCATGGTGTCCGCAGCTACCAGGTTGCGCTGTTTCTGGAACGGCAGTTCGGGTTCTCCAATGTCATCAACCTCGCCGGCGGCGTCGCCGCCTGGGCCCGCGACCTCGACCCACAGATGCCGACCTACTGA
- a CDS encoding IS481 family transposase, with product MNSHKNARLTVHGRALLVKRVLEEGLRPAEAAQAMGVSTRTVYKWLRRFREEGPSGLQDRSSRPGNCPHATPPALVRQVLARRRQRQTYRQIARELGIGMSTVARLLKAAGLHRLSHLDPPRPDNRYEHAAPGDMLHLDIKRLGRFRRPGHRVTGNRRQDSPGAGWEYVHVAIDDHSRIAFASIHPDETARSACRALLRAVRHYAGLGIRFRQVLTDNGSAYRSRAFRRLCRRLGLLHRRTRPYTPRTNGKAERFIQTALREWAYARAYDTSEQRASHLPRWLHQYNWHRPHASLDYHPPISRLPAVNNLVGLHT from the coding sequence ATGAACAGCCATAAAAATGCCCGATTAACCGTCCACGGTCGAGCCCTGCTGGTGAAACGCGTACTGGAAGAAGGACTTCGACCTGCCGAGGCCGCCCAAGCCATGGGCGTCAGCACCCGCACCGTCTACAAATGGCTCCGGCGGTTCCGCGAGGAAGGACCCTCGGGCCTGCAAGACCGCAGCTCCCGTCCTGGAAACTGCCCCCACGCCACGCCGCCGGCGCTCGTCCGGCAGGTGCTCGCCCGGCGCCGGCAGCGTCAGACCTACCGCCAGATCGCCCGGGAACTGGGCATCGGCATGAGCACCGTGGCGCGCCTGCTCAAGGCCGCCGGCCTCCATCGCCTCAGTCATCTCGATCCGCCGCGGCCCGACAACCGCTACGAGCACGCTGCCCCGGGCGACATGCTGCATCTGGACATCAAGCGCCTGGGCCGCTTCCGCCGTCCCGGTCATCGGGTAACCGGCAACCGCCGCCAGGACTCGCCCGGCGCCGGCTGGGAGTACGTCCACGTGGCCATCGATGACCACAGCCGCATCGCCTTCGCCTCGATCCATCCCGACGAGACCGCCCGCAGCGCCTGCCGGGCGCTGCTCAGGGCGGTACGCCACTACGCCGGCCTCGGCATCCGCTTCAGACAGGTCCTTACCGACAATGGCAGCGCCTACCGCTCCCGCGCCTTCCGGCGCCTGTGCCGTCGCCTCGGGCTGCTTCATCGCCGTACCCGGCCCTATACGCCCCGCACCAACGGCAAGGCGGAGCGTTTCATCCAGACCGCCCTGCGCGAGTGGGCCTATGCCCGCGCCTACGATACCTCCGAACAGCGGGCGAGCCATCTCCCCCGCTGGCTCCACCAGTACAACTGGCATCGCCCTCATGCTAGCCTGGACTACCACCCGCCCATCAGCCGGCTGCCAGCTGTGAACAACCTGGTGGGTTTACACACCTAG
- the thiC gene encoding phosphomethylpyrimidine synthase ThiC produces the protein MSAIPDEFLEKTARLSEAVTRPFPNSRKIFVRGSRPDLRVGMREISQSPTPSARGEQPNPPIPVYDTSGPYTDPDARIDLRKGLPPLRAAWIEERGDTEQLEGPTSAYGRARQADPALAALRFEHLRAPRRARPGCNVTQMHYARKGVVTPEMEYVAIRENCRLQELRSDPRYEKLLRQHRGQPWGAAIPDEITPEFVRQEVAAGRAIIPANINHPELEPMIIGRNFRVKINTNIGNSAVTSSIEEEVEKMVWSARWGGDTLMDLSTGKNIHETREWILRNAPMPIGTVPIYQALEKVDGKAEELTWEMFRDTLIEQAEQGVDYFTIHAGVRLAYIPWTAERVTGIVSRGGSIMAKWCLAHHKENFLYTHFEEICEIMKAYDVSFSLGDGLRPGSIADANDRAQFAELETLGELTKIAWEHDVQVMIEGPGHVPLHRVKENMDKELADCFEAPFYTLGPLVTDIAPAYDHITSGIGAANIGWYGTAMLCYVTPKEHLGLPDKQDVRDGIVTYRIAAHAADLAKGFPGAQLRDNALSKARFEFRWEDQFNLSLDPERAREFHDQTLPKEAHKVAHFCSMCGPNFCSMKITQDVRDYAAREGLSEDEALEKAMEEKAVEFKQGGAEIYRKA, from the coding sequence ATGAGCGCCATCCCGGACGAATTTCTCGAGAAGACTGCACGGCTTTCCGAGGCAGTCACCCGACCCTTTCCCAACTCGCGCAAGATCTTCGTGCGGGGTTCGCGTCCGGACCTTCGGGTCGGCATGCGCGAGATCAGCCAGTCGCCCACGCCCAGCGCCCGGGGCGAGCAGCCGAATCCGCCCATTCCCGTCTATGACACTTCCGGACCCTACACCGACCCGGATGCCCGCATCGATCTGCGCAAGGGCCTGCCGCCGCTGCGCGCCGCCTGGATCGAAGAGCGCGGTGACACCGAGCAGCTCGAGGGTCCGACCTCGGCCTACGGGCGCGCCCGCCAGGCCGATCCGGCGCTGGCCGCACTGCGCTTCGAGCACCTGCGCGCGCCGCGCCGTGCCCGGCCCGGCTGCAACGTGACCCAGATGCACTATGCGCGCAAGGGCGTCGTCACGCCGGAGATGGAATACGTGGCCATTCGCGAGAACTGCCGGTTGCAGGAACTGCGGAGCGATCCCCGTTACGAGAAACTGCTGCGCCAGCACCGCGGTCAGCCCTGGGGTGCGGCCATCCCCGACGAGATCACGCCCGAGTTCGTGCGCCAGGAGGTGGCCGCCGGCCGCGCCATCATCCCGGCCAACATCAACCATCCCGAGCTGGAGCCGATGATCATCGGCCGCAACTTCCGGGTGAAGATCAACACCAACATCGGCAACTCGGCCGTCACCTCCTCGATCGAGGAAGAGGTGGAGAAGATGGTGTGGTCGGCGCGCTGGGGCGGCGACACCCTGATGGATCTCTCGACCGGGAAGAACATCCACGAGACCCGCGAGTGGATACTGCGCAACGCGCCCATGCCCATCGGCACCGTGCCCATCTACCAGGCGCTGGAAAAGGTCGACGGCAAGGCCGAGGAACTGACCTGGGAGATGTTCCGCGACACCCTGATCGAGCAGGCCGAGCAGGGGGTGGACTACTTCACCATCCACGCCGGCGTGCGCCTGGCCTACATTCCCTGGACCGCGGAACGCGTGACCGGCATCGTCTCCCGCGGCGGTTCCATCATGGCCAAGTGGTGCCTTGCCCATCACAAGGAGAATTTCCTCTATACCCATTTCGAGGAAATCTGCGAGATCATGAAGGCCTACGACGTCTCCTTCTCGCTGGGCGACGGCCTGCGCCCTGGTTCCATTGCCGATGCCAACGACCGTGCCCAGTTCGCCGAACTGGAAACCCTGGGCGAGCTGACGAAGATCGCCTGGGAACATGACGTGCAGGTCATGATCGAGGGCCCCGGCCATGTGCCGCTGCATAGGGTCAAGGAGAACATGGACAAGGAGCTGGCCGACTGCTTCGAGGCGCCCTTCTATACCCTCGGGCCGCTGGTCACCGACATTGCCCCGGCCTACGACCACATCACCTCCGGCATCGGTGCCGCCAACATCGGCTGGTACGGTACCGCCATGCTCTGCTATGTCACCCCTAAGGAACATCTCGGCCTGCCGGACAAGCAGGACGTGCGCGATGGCATCGTCACCTACCGCATCGCCGCCCACGCCGCCGATCTGGCCAAGGGCTTCCCCGGCGCGCAGCTGCGTGACAATGCGCTGTCCAAGGCGCGCTTCGAGTTCCGCTGGGAGGACCAGTTCAACCTGTCGCTGGATCCGGAGCGGGCGCGCGAGTTCCATGACCAGACCCTGCCCAAGGAGGCGCACAAGGTGGCGCACTTCTGTTCCATGTGCGGTCCCAACTTCTGCTCCATGAAGATCACCCAGGACGTGCGCGACTACGCCGCCCGCGAGGGCCTGAGCGAGGACGAGGCGCTGGAGAAGGCCATGGAGGAGAAGGCGGTGGAGTTCAAGCAGGGCGGCGCGGAGATCTACCGCAAGGCCTGA
- a CDS encoding protein-L-isoaspartate O-methyltransferase family protein, which produces MAQTATAFDFEKARFNMIEQQIRPWEVLDQRVLDVIAATPREDFVPARYRNSLAFADIALPIGHDQVMMPPKLEGRLLQSLTLAPTDRVLEIGTGSGYLTACLAHLAGEVHSVDLYEDFTAGAGERLAAHGIRNVALQTADAALGWNEDRGFDAIAVTGSLPLLHKGFHKALKIGGRLFVIVGHPPVMEALRITRVGDNQWATESLFDTAIPPLVGAPDREAFDL; this is translated from the coding sequence ATGGCGCAGACGGCCACCGCCTTCGATTTCGAAAAGGCCCGCTTCAACATGATCGAGCAACAGATCCGGCCCTGGGAGGTGCTGGACCAGCGCGTGCTCGACGTGATCGCTGCCACGCCCCGCGAGGATTTCGTGCCCGCCCGCTACCGCAATTCGCTGGCCTTCGCCGACATCGCCCTGCCCATAGGCCATGACCAGGTCATGATGCCGCCGAAGCTGGAGGGCCGGCTGCTGCAATCGCTTACCCTGGCACCCACCGACCGCGTGCTGGAGATCGGCACCGGCAGCGGCTACCTGACCGCCTGCCTGGCGCATCTGGCGGGCGAGGTACATTCGGTGGACCTGTACGAGGACTTCACCGCCGGCGCCGGCGAACGGCTGGCCGCGCATGGCATCCGCAACGTGGCGCTGCAGACCGCAGACGCCGCGCTCGGCTGGAACGAGGACCGCGGCTTCGATGCCATCGCCGTGACCGGCTCGCTGCCGCTGTTGCACAAGGGCTTCCACAAGGCACTGAAGATCGGCGGCCGGCTGTTTGTCATCGTCGGCCATCCGCCGGTGATGGAAGCGCTGCGCATCACCCGCGTCGGCGACAACCAGTGGGCCACCGAGAGTCTGTTCGACACCGCGATACCGCCGCTGGTCGGCGCGCCCGACCGCGAAGCCTTCGACCTGTGA